The proteins below come from a single Rosa rugosa chromosome 2, drRosRugo1.1, whole genome shotgun sequence genomic window:
- the LOC133731783 gene encoding F-box/kelch-repeat protein At3g06240-like, whose translation MADQKKQMRLPNLPTEVIREILGWLPVKSLCRFRCVSNTWLSLISESHFVNSHFNKAFEHEHVFHQRRRVLIRDAWLCRLFSLNLDECLNHVNIDDVGDDVLVVPTQLKRRRFTKFVFYCNGLLLLKSYYVLYLLNPATKETKIVPNPPELYMWSNELYGFGFDLSSLDYKVVQGEFFEFDLGFSVYSLKTGSWRAIEKRYPYESLQPGMQGRLLNGSIHWLVCRNYNDVPSMVLLSFVLADEEVQEIPLPPDFLVDFNIEDETYFLDVFQECLCVGKNDAFEFWVMKEYGVMKSWTKISISFPCTEGLHSGFMKKPHHLLLDLHQHRLVMYNFDDGSSRNLSVGKSSKVDFVGCYLESLVSPNHYHMTDGEH comes from the coding sequence ATGGCGGACCAAAAGAAACAGATGCGACTCCCAAACCTCCCCACGGAGGTCATACGCGAGATTCTTGGGTGGCTTCCCGTGAAATCCCTATGCCGATTCAGGTGTGTATCAAACACATGGCTCTCTCTAATCTCTGAATCCCACTTTGTGAATTCCCACTTCAACAAAGCCTTTGAGCATGAACATGTATTCCACCAAAGACGAAGAGTCCTCATTAGAGATGCTTGGCTATGCCGCCTTTTCAGTCTCAACCTTGATGAGTGTCTCAATCACGTAAATATTGACGATGTTGGTGATGATGTTTTAGTTGTACCCACTCAACTCAAGCGTCGTAGATTTACTAAGTTCGTGTTTTACTGCAATGGGTTGTTGCTGTTGAAGTCGTATTATGTGCTTTATTTGTTAAACCCTGCAACCAAGGAAACCAAGATAGTACCAAACCCACCAGAGCTATATATGTGGTCTAATGAGCTgtatgggtttggatttgatCTGTCCAGTCTAGATTACAAGGTGGTTCAGGGCGAGTTCTTTGAATTTGATCTTGGGTTTAGTGTTTATTCATTGAAAACCGGGTCTTGGCGAGCGATTGAGAAGCGATATCCATATGAAAGTTTACAACCTGGTATGCAGGGGAGACTGCTGAATGGGAGTATTCACTGGTTGGTTTGTAGAAACTACAATGATGTGCCATCCATGGTTCTCTTGTCTTTTGTTTTAGCAGACGAGGAAGTGCAAGAGATTCCACTACCGCCTGATTTCCTTGTTGATTTCAACATTGAAGATGAAACGTATTTTCTCGACGTGTTCCAGGAATGCCTGTGTGTGGGAAAGAATGATGCTTTTGAGTTTTGGGTCATGAAGGAATACGGAGTGATGAAATCTTGGACTAAAATAAGCATCTCCTTTCCATGTACTGAAGGGCTACATTCTGGTTTCATGAAGAAACCTCATCATCTGTTGCTGGATTTGCACCAACACCGTCTGGTCATGTACAATTTTGATGATGGAAGCTCTCGAAATCTTTCAGTTGGGAAAAGTTCCAAAGTTGATTTTGTTGGGTGCTACTTGGAGAGCCTCGTCTCGCCTAATCACTATCATATGACTGATGGAGAACATTAA
- the LOC133730296 gene encoding uncharacterized protein LOC133730296 — MQEKNRGNVGLEISDVPVTLVCRVRHFKFEEMWMQHEECPSVIQSGWAIPSVGEPMKQVGLKIKATRKRLMEWDVGQWQTSPELISNALLDYYGTIFQAKGTNQEAINFVLDKVNPCISDDMNSSLMADYSDEEIKKAVFQMLPPNYLVRMYRSPLQSAFVLGRLISDNTLVASKAAHSMHKLHNQSEGFFPLKLDISKAYDRLEWGFLEAMLSKMGFARKWIDIVLCSIKSIRYSVLMNGTPTVIYDYVTQGLLKGLVMYPGAPVIHHFLFADDSFLFWEASAEECVQSSLIAILGVKCVKEHGRYLGLPLHVGRSKTAIFAYLKERLTKKLVSWRTKILSAAGKEILIKAVATIIPLYVMNCYMLPKSLSDDMHQLCAQFFWGGSEVHRKIHCRSWDRMCLTKAEGGMGFKNLHAYNLSMLAKQGWRLLYRPASLIARSYKAHYYRDCSFLEANMGEAPSFAWRSIMDPRPVLRAGLLCQVVLGRDINIWNDDWIPNILSHNLHQPSHCNIHSVSDLIHLESKTWKRELLQNLFSKEVQAAILCIPLNSRHTRDRLTWKLDRKGFFSIKSAYWVARDFVIGSSLSSTSLGDPFSMLWKTLWKAKVPGKMLEQAISLSDENFAKLLMILWGSSKNRKEKLWNDYAIVAPAIVASTIAWFEEYSRINKAAGNQAYHRLKGNQPWHPPIAGMLKLNIDGSFLQLATYGGVGGVLRNENGEFIAGFAYHKEYVTCAMHVELLAIKHGLELLQAMTVRNVIVQSDCLLALKVICEEGENFTTLGNLVEDIKALLHGLPSIGIQHAYRTSNRVAHRFTSYGFDANTHTEWFSNAPEFVLDALIYNCNHMFQ; from the exons ATGCAAGAAAAAAACAGAGGAAATGTAGGGTTAGAGATTAGCGATGTTCCTGTGACTCTAGTATGCAGGGTTAGACATTTCAAATTTGAGGAAATGTGGATGCAACATGAGGAGTGTCCCTCTGTAATTCAAAGCGGATGGGCTATTCCTTCGGTTGGTGAACCTATGAAACAAGTGGGACTGAAAATCAAGGCTACTAGGAAGAGATTAATGGAGTGGGATGTTG GTCAATGGCAGACGAGTCCAGAGTTGATTTCCAATGCTTTACTTGATTattatggaaccatcttccaaGCTAAAGGAACTAATCAGGAGGCAATTAATTTTGTACTTGATAAGGTCAATCCGTGTATTTCAGATGATATGAACAGTTCCCTTATGGCCGATTATTCAGATGAGGAGATAAAGAAAGCGGTATTTCAAATGCTCCCTCCAAATTACCTGGTCCGGATG TATCGATCTCCCCTACAAAGTGCATTTGTTCTGGGCCGTCTAATATCAGACAACACTCTGGTAGCTTCTAAAGCAGCACATTCCATGCATAAATTACACAACCAAAGCGAAGGCTTTTTTCCTCTCAAGCTTGACATTAGTAAGGCTTATGACCGCTTAGAATGGGGCTTTCTTGAAGCTATGCTATCGAAGATGGGATTTGCTAGAAAATGGATTGATATTGTGCTCTGTTCTATTAAATCTATTCGTTATTCTGTTTTAATGAATGGAACTCCTACAG TGATTTATGATTATGTGACTCAGGGTTTATTAAAAGGTTTGGTGATGTATCCAGGAGCACCTGTGATAcaccattttctttttgctgaTGACAGTTTTCTTTTTTGGGAAGCTTCAGCAGAGGAATGTGTTCAG TCTTCACTGATAGCCATCTTGGGGGTTAAATGTGTTAAAGAACATGGTCGATATTTGGGTTTACCTCTTCATGTAGGGAGATCAAAGACAGCTATATTTGCATATCTTAAAGAGAGATTGACTAAGAAACTTGTTAGTTGGCGCACCAAGATTCTTAGTGCTGCTGGTAAGGAGATTTTAATTAAAGCAGTTGCTACTATTATCCCTTTGTATGTTATGAACTGCTATATGTTACCTAAGTCTCTGTCTGATGACATGCATCAACTTTGTGCTCAATTCTTTTGGGGTGGTTCTGAGGTGCACAGAAAAATACATTGCCGGTCTTGGGATCGAATGTGTTTAACTAAAGCTGAAGGTGGAATGGGTTTTAAGAACCTGCATGCTTATAATCTCTCGATGCTGGCTAAACAAGGTTGGAGGTTACTTTATAGACCTGCTTCTCTCATTGCCAGATCGTACAAGGCTCATTACTATAGAGACTGCTCTTTTTTAGAGGCTAACATGGGAGAGGCTCCCTCTTTTGCATGGAGAAGCATTATGGATCCACGCCCGGTACTTAGGGCTGGTTTACTTTGTCAGGTTGTGTTAGGTAGGGATATAAATATTTGGAATGATGATTGGATTCCTAATATTCTCAGTCATAATCTTCATCAGCCTAGCCATTGCAATATTCATTCTGTCTCTGACCTTATTCATTTGGAAAGCAAAACTTGGAAGAGAGAACTTCTTCAaaatttattttccaaggaggTTCAGGCAGCTATATTATGCATTCCTTTGAATTCTCGTCATACTCGAGATCGTTTAACATGGAAGCTTGATCGAAAAGGTTTCTTTTCAATAAAGTCTGCATATTGGGTTGCTCGAGATTTTGTGATAGGGAGCTCTCTTTCATCTACCTCTCTTGGGGATCCATTTAGCATGCTATGGAAAACCTTGTGGAAAGCCAAGGTTCCAGGTAAG ATGCTTGAACAAGCGATTTCTTTGTCTGATGAAAACTTTGCTAAGTTATTGATGATATTATGGGGTTCgtcaaaaaatagaaaagagaaGCTTTGGAATGATTATGCTATTGTTGCTCCTGCTATTGTCGCTAGTACTATCGCCTGGTTTGAAGAGTATAGCCGCATAAACAAGGCTGCTGGAAATCAGGCTTATCATCGACTTAAAGGCAATCAACCTTGGCACCCACCTATAGCAGGGATGCTAAAATTGAACATAGATGGATCATTTCTACAGTTAGCAACGTATGGAGGTGTGGGAGGTGTCCTGCGGAATGAAAATGGTGAATTCATCGCTGGATTTGCTTATCATAAAGAGTATGTCACTTGTGCAATGCATGTAGAACTTCTTGCAATTAAACATGGGCTGGAATTGTTGCAAGCCATGACAGTAAGGAATGTTATTGTTCAAAGTGATTGTCTCTTGGCTTTAAAGGTTATTTGTGAGGAGGGTGAGAATTTCACAACTCTAGGCAACTTAGTGGAAGATATCAAGGCTCTTCTTCATGGGTTGCCTTCGATTGGGATACAACATGCTTATCGAACCTCCAATAGAGTAGCCCACAGGTTTACAAGTTACGGTTTTGATGCTAATACCCATACTGAATGGTTCTCAAACGCTCCAGAGTTTGTTCTGGATGCCCTCATTTACAATTGTAATCATATGTTTCAAtaa
- the LOC133734195 gene encoding F-box/kelch-repeat protein At3g06240-like: protein MATAEKVEDLPKLPSEIIRGILAWLPVKSLCRFRCVKKSWNSLILDPHFVKLHYDKAIEHEDVFYQRRRVFISDMWTLYSIDLDECLNRINLDDYSGNCVLVDNKYLQDFMGLVIHSNGLLFMRSCYHEFSLFNPAISQTKNLPVPPTYDTWSDEVCGFGFDLSTLDYKVVHGLFCQDELRFSVYSLKTGSWRVIQSGYPYKYRTPAMDGRLVNGGVHWLVRRVHDRSSMVIVSFVLAEEDVREIPLPPDFNIVEGEDEYYLSVFEECLCVGKKDDQEFWVMKEYGVAKSWTKISISLPFSEGLHSGFVKKNHHLLLLQDQMQQRLVMYNFDKKSFRNLSIRGIREPSSAGFYLESLLSPNNYSISQ, encoded by the coding sequence ATGGCAACCGCCGAAAAAGTTGAAGACCTCCCAAAGCTGCCGTCGGAGATCATCCGCGGGATTCTTGCGTGGCTGCCGGTGAAGTCGTTATGCCGATTCAGGTGTGTCAAAAAGTCTTGGAATTCTCTAATCCTTGATCCTCACTTTGTGAAGTTGCACTATGACAAAGCCATTGAGCATGAGGATGTGTTCTACCAAAGAAGAAGAGTCTTCATTAGTGATATGTGGACGCTTTACTCTATCGACCTCGATGAGTGTCTCAATCGTATTAATCTTGATGATTATTCTGGGAATTGTGTTTTAGTAGACAATAAATATCTTCAAGATTTTATGGGTTTGGTGATTCATAGCAATGGCTTGTTGTTCATGCGGTCATGTTATCATGAATTTAGTTTGTTTAACCCCGCCATCAGCCAGACCAAGAATTTACCTGTCCCACCAACGTATGATACTTGGTCTGATGAAGTGTGTGGGTTTGGATTTGATCTGTCTACCCTAGATTACAAGGTGGTTCATGGGCTTTTCTGTCAAGATGAACTTAGGTTTAGTGTTTATTCATTGAAAACCGGTTCTTGGCGAGTGATTCAAAGTGGATACCCCTACAAATATCGAACACCGGCGATGGATGGGAGACTGGTGAATGGAGGAGTTCATTGGTTGGTTCGTAGAGTCCATGACAGATCATCTATGGTGATCGTATCTTTTGTTTTAGCAGAGGAGGATGTTCGTGAGATTCCTCTGCCGCCTGATTTTAATATTGTTGAAGGTGAAGATGAATATTATCTCAGCGTCTTCGAGGAATGCTTATGTGTGGGTAAAAAGGATGATCAAGAGTTTTGGGTCATGAAAGAATACGGAGTGGCCAAATCCTGGACTAAAATAAGCATCTCCCTACCCTTTTCTGAAGGGTTACATTCCGGTTTTGTGAAGAAAAATCATCATCTATTGCTGCTGCAAGATCAAATGCAACAGCGGTTGGTTATGTACAACTTTGATAAAAAAAGCTTTCGCAATCTATCAATTCGTGGAATTCGCGAACCTTCTTCTGCTGGGTTTTACCTGGAGAGCCTTTTGTCACCCAATAACTATAGCATCTCTCAATGA
- the LOC133730295 gene encoding uncharacterized protein LOC133730295, which produces MANPGRRHWQTVKWILYYLRDTKEHGFVFERQQEQACNAGHEGLVSCRATKESATTLSTTEVDCMALIEASAEALWLNGLMSEFGIQQEAVVKNGVINLKRNQVFQAETKHVDVRGHLSEGWVNSRKITIEKVHSRENVSDCLTKTIAMEEFKCYLNLLDLTAC; this is translated from the exons atggcaaATCCGGGTAGGCGACACTGGCAAACAGTGAAGTGGATTCTATATTACTTGAGAGACACCAAGGAGCATGGATTTGTGTTTGAAAGACaacaagaacaagcatgcaATGCTGGTCATGAGG GTTTAGTGAGTTGTAGAGCAACTAAAGAATCAGCTACGACGTTGTCTACCACTGAAGTAGATTGCATGGCACTAATAGAAGCTTCCGCAGAGGCATTATGGCTTAATGGTTTGATGAGTGAGTTTGGAATTCAACAAGAAGCTGTGGTGAAGAATGGGGTCATCAATTTGAAAAGGAATCAAGTGTTTCAAGCAGAGACGAAACACGTTGATGTTCGTGGTCATCTCAGCGAAGGTTGGGTCAACTCAAGGAAAATAACAATTGAGAAAGTTCATTCAAGGGAGAATGTCTCAGATTGTTTGACCAAGACCATTGCCATGGAGGAGTTCAAGTGTTACTTGAACCTGCTCGATCTTACAGCATGTTGA